The Zeugodacus cucurbitae isolate PBARC_wt_2022May chromosome 4, idZeuCucr1.2, whole genome shotgun sequence genome includes the window TTTGTTACAAGTGTGTTTTCCGCAATCTCGCATTTGCTTACATTTAGTTTCACatgtaaatgttttccaacacggCAATTCCTTTTCATGTATGCCACAGCGGCATCTCTTTTTGGTTATAATTAAGCACTATAAGTGTATGTAAAAATTAGCGAATAcggaatataatttaatatttcatcttACCAAATTACATTCACCACGATGGCAACGTTGCGTGCAAGTATGCAGCCCACACGATAAGAGTTTTTGGCATGTATCACCACAGGGATCAATGGTTTCAATACAGGGCACGATATTTTGCTATTTGGTGATGGTATGATTTTGTTtaacatacaaatctacaatgaactattattttttacttacgtTTTTCCCACATGGACAGGAACGTGGTAAACTTAAAGGGCAATCTCCACAAGAACCCGAGTGACATACACGTTTACATGCATGTGCCCCACATGAATATTTAGATCCACAAACCTTTTTGCAATGCCATTTAAGTTCAGAACAATTTCGTTTCTTCGTCTCAGCACCACATTCGCACGCCTGTAAACTGGTACTGGTACATGGGGGACACTTATTGGGCTTATGACATAATTCTTTACATTCATGTTCGCCACAAGCAAGTAGTTCTTTACACTACATATAACAATcagaaatttatttcatatttaaaatagttaatattttatgaactaACCTTTCTATCACACTTCCACTCTTTATCTATACATCGTACAGATTTTTTGTTAGAGTTACCACATAGGCAACTGATAGTGGCATATTGAGAACAGGGCGGGCATGGACCTGGATGGCAAAGTAACATACAAGTATGCCCACATGCCGGTTGTAAATTTTTTCCGCATATTTCTCCACAAGAATGTGGTAATAAAAATGGTGCGGGACGGGGATTTTCTTCTTTACCGCAAAAACACTTATAGTTGGCGGGCTTTTCCTCCAGACTGTAATCTTTGCGACACTGGGGACAACTCCAGTGAAGTGGTCGCTTTCGCTTCGGCGGTACGAATTGACCTAGATTGTTGTAATAACCCTGTTCATTGGCTGTTTGTTCAGATGATGCTTTCATCTGCGCAATACTATCATTAGCCCATCGTCGTATACAGTTTAAATGGaagaaacaataacaatgtttACAAGTCCATATCGAATCAGCTCGGCGCACGCTACCAATACAAATTAAACAAGTTGCTGATCCCGAGTGCAGCGCGTTTTCAAAGAACGTAGCAGTTTTTTGTTGTAGCGCTTGTCCTGAGCGTCTATCGTCCGATTTGTAATGCTTAAATAGGGAATCTGGCAATCATACAGTACATTTTATGACAGCTCttgtaaatataagtaaatggtacctaatattttagattcattaagctcctcttcttcttcatcaGAACTAGAAGAAtacttttcaactattttctttGCCGCAGCTATATTCCTGGCATGTACTTCTTCAAATCGAGTTGCTCCTTTTGGCTTTTGTTGGCTTGGCTTAGAGATTCCTTTCATCTTTTCGTTTTTAGAAGACAAAACAGACATGTTTTAggaattacaaaattttgtgtttctgacgtgggaaataaaacaattttctgaATCTGCTAAATCGGAGCCATTTCAAGGTTACCAGaaattcggaatttttaaaatttttgtggagattaattatattatttgggGCTATTTATTATAGacgatttaaaaattaatgatttatagaagtttattaaagaaatttatatttaacataaGGGTATGCAttcttaaaatatgtaaaatagatTCCAAATATTGTCTAAATTTTTAcgcctatatgtatgtaaataaaacactttttatttattttgtcaacttatatgaagttttttttttaatttttataattaaaaccaACTTGTTTAGTTTAAACATATAAatcacaatttattttcaatgtatatatgattgttgtacacaaattttgtataaaatattataacatcTATGTAAAgacatatatcaaaatatatacttaaagtagatacatatgtagcatttacaatattatatttGCTCCTTATTATTCTTCCGAAATCGCaggatttaagaaaaatttgaaatcaaaaccGATATTACGGTAATTACCCATTTGTATACCTCCGTTTTCAGCACGGATTTTGACAACCTTTCTCTGTACAAGTTTTAATATATCCTCAAAATGAGTATCATGTGCGTGTTCAGCTATTGTCTTACATAGTTCTTGTATATACCAAGAACCTGTAACCTTATCCCTATGTGCTTTGAATCCTTCCATAGTTGCGTAGCAAATTAGTAAATCCGACATCTCCGCATTTAGTTTCTCATTCCTTGAAGTAAAAGGAATTGTGTCAGTCTCAGTTTTAGATGTTATTCCTTTGTCTTGCATAGAACCACGGCAGAATGGAAATATAAGAACCTTTGGTTTCACTTCTAAATTGGGACATCTCCTGTTTGAAAAGCGATCGATGACTTCTTTTACTTTAACGACTGATTCATCACTGAAAACAACGACGTCTTCATTTTGTTCGTTGAGTTCTCCATGACTCATAAATGCTAAGACAAAAGATTCTGTTTGGCGTGTATACTCTGAATTTAGTAAAGTTTCTAGTAAATCGAAAAATTCCGTTTGAGAACCATctattgttttgaatattttaaaacctaATTGTCtgaatacatatatgagtgcATCACTATCATTTGCGGCTCCATTGCGGTAATCATCTTTAAAACTTATGTAATTCGCTATGAATAGGACTCCTCGATTATGGTTCGACTGCATTTTATATGTTCCAATATGGTCACATGTACTAATTCGATTGGCTTTTACTACTTCATATTTTTCTATAGGATCAACAGTGTCTAAGAACTCTGTTAAGGCTGGCGTGGAATTCTCACCAACctgaaaaattaacaacaaatgaatattataattataatgtaaatttaatatagaaattttaaaattatagcgATTACCATAGAATGTACGCTGTCTGGCGTGTCAGTGGTACTTGCTGAAACTAATTCAATTGGTGCTTCTAATACGCGATGTATAGTTTGCGGAATACTATTGCGCTGTTCTCTGATACCATAAAATTCTCTGTCCCTTTGCAAAATTTGAAGTGCTTCGACTTTGTCCAAAGCTTTAAGAATTTGCTTCAACGTTTCGAACGCTTCAGGACCTCTGTGAGTAATTTTCTCAAACAGTTTTTTGTGCATAAATTCATCTGAAGTTTGTGATCCTTCAATATCCACCATGTTTTGAGAATCTATGCGAAGATTACAAACCATTTGATCGGAAAGTAAATCCGTCCTCCTACACGCTTGAAGCAATTCCTTAAATTCAGTGTGTTGGACTAGCTTGTCGATGTTTTCCTTTATTATTTTGCGATGTTTAACATCCATTTTTTTGCGTTAGAAGTGGGTggcaatgaaattaaattagtcAGCAGCTAAAATGGTAGCAATGTTGGCAATGGCACTGGCCTAGAATTATGAATCTTTAATGCCTGGAAAatcgtatatatgtacttgcaaatgttttattattaagCACCAAATACGATTTGCAACGCAGATTTGtaaagtttttaaaacaaatgaattaaatcaatttttcttttacaaaattttgctcCTTTATTATAAACAAAGGCCTGCACAATTTGCAATTTCAGAAATACACAATCACAGCAGTTCTGCACAAAGGCTATTTCACATATCCATTCTACGTTGCCACCTATGTCgactttcatatatttcttgatatatcagaatatttttaattatatttaaaatggataaacatttattaattgtatatttGTTCTTGGTTCGAAAtcaagtaatttttaaagaaatatatcaataaattttagaataatgaaatgttaagtTAAGCTATCGACATAATCTTTGAGTGTTAAGTTGGCTTAACACGATGGAAAATCATAGCAATGCGGCAATAATTAGCAACCCTAAGTAAAATGTCAAATACAAAGGGAAAAAAATCGGCAAATTCTTTTTTGTAGCGCGTGCAAGTTTCGCCGAGTTattaatttgtgaataaaattaattagattttaaaactatttcaagaaatatttgtaCTGTTGTAAGTTATCGCAATTAAAATTGTATCTGAATTATCTTTACTACAGCATATAGCTGTCCGCATGTTAAAACCAGAGagtatattttttgcttaaccTCGAAGTTGTTTAGTTCATTTATAGGCCAAATCGTACTTATAGTATACCAATAATGATAGGTgtcaattaaatgttttttagcaGTTGgttttaactgtatttataaaatactagCATTGAACCATgcaaaatgcatatatgtatgaatttgcAATATTCATTACGCAGTGTGTTCAGTGTGAAGGTATTTCTGATGCATGTATATTTTCTGATGCATCTCTGCATGGTTTCGTTAAatgcgtgtgcgtgtgttgaTCTGCCATTTTGACGTAAAGTAAATTACTACGTTTTGATTTGTCAATGAAAGTACATATGGTGTAGAATTAAAGCTGGATTGTGATTGTTGTGTTTTACTATGTTCTGACACATTTTCAGTTCCTACTTCGTAAAGATTTTgatgtttatattttgattaagtAAATGAAACAATGAATTTTCATACAATATTAGCAGTAGTGTTTGCTGTTTTAGGATCAGTTTCCATCGTAACAGTGTTAATTTTACTAGGTAAGATTTGTATTATTTCGACTTTCAATatgtgtgaaaaataaatacaacaaatggaaattatttggaaatgcAAACTTTGACCCCCTACTAGTTGTATTCAGTAAGGGATCTAGAAATATTATACTATGAATCAAAATGtggtaatataaaaactaatctcttgttttataataattataggtTGGTTCCTTATCTGGAAagcatttttatcaaaattccgACTAGTTCGTGAATTGCTGGGTCAAGGAAACGGTGATGAGGTGCAACCTATAGAGCAACAACCTCATATAAGAGCGA containing:
- the LOC105211096 gene encoding NF-X1-type zinc finger protein NFXL1, with protein sequence MSVLSSKNEKMKGISKPSQQKPKGATRFEEVHARNIAAAKKIVEKYSSSSDEEEEELNESKILDSLFKHYKSDDRRSGQALQQKTATFFENALHSGSATCLICIGSVRRADSIWTCKHCYCFFHLNCIRRWANDSIAQMKASSEQTANEQGYYNNLGQFVPPKRKRPLHWSCPQCRKDYSLEEKPANYKCFCGKEENPRPAPFLLPHSCGEICGKNLQPACGHTCMLLCHPGPCPPCSQYATISCLCGNSNKKSVRCIDKEWKCDRKCKELLACGEHECKELCHKPNKCPPCTSTSLQACECGAETKKRNCSELKWHCKKVCGSKYSCGAHACKRVCHSGSCGDCPLSLPRSCPCGKNQNIVPCIETIDPCGDTCQKLLSCGLHTCTQRCHRGECNLCLIITKKRCRCGIHEKELPCWKTFTCETKCKQMRDCGKHTCNKKCCDGSSCQQCDKICGKPLTCQKHKCQSVCHEGPCYPCNQQSQVNCRCGKTSKRVPCGRERTARVMCMELCRIPSKCHHPIIHRCHKNECPPCQQKCGQINDTTGCQHICEAKCHAAAKVFKQNQLNGAANIWHQSKQFEFKKLPHPPCEQLVKVTCIGGHEIAEWPCWNSKPTSCQRKCKRELRCGNHKCDLICHSVPDLNDMKEQLGCARCQEGCNIPRPPGCEHACPRPCHAPPCNPCDKMIKTKCYCGITQLIYKCSEYFREEGTKEEIALIQERLKSCGNRCLKTFSCGHRCHTPCHAGKCPNPELCRKKVRIFCECKRLKVEVACDKHRAGQKSIPCDEFCVETRIKLAEQVKREEEKLRQQEEAKNRAEVEQFEKRFNKRKYKERKVVVEKTNSEINWKSLSIYGGIIIAIVLAIAVAFYADS
- the LOC105211098 gene encoding caspase Dronc, translated to MDVKHRKIIKENIDKLVQHTEFKELLQACRRTDLLSDQMVCNLRIDSQNMVDIEGSQTSDEFMHKKLFEKITHRGPEAFETLKQILKALDKVEALQILQRDREFYGIREQRNSIPQTIHRVLEAPIELVSASTTDTPDSVHSMVGENSTPALTEFLDTVDPIEKYEVVKANRISTCDHIGTYKMQSNHNRGVLFIANYISFKDDYRNGAANDSDALIYVFRQLGFKIFKTIDGSQTEFFDLLETLLNSEYTRQTESFVLAFMSHGELNEQNEDVVVFSDESVVKVKEVIDRFSNRRCPNLEVKPKVLIFPFCRGSMQDKGITSKTETDTIPFTSRNEKLNAEMSDLLICYATMEGFKAHRDKVTGSWYIQELCKTIAEHAHDTHFEDILKLVQRKVVKIRAENGGIQMGNYRNIGFDFKFFLNPAISEE
- the LOC105211099 gene encoding small integral membrane protein 13, with protein sequence MNFHTILAVVFAVLGSVSIVTVLILLGWFLIWKAFLSKFRLVRELLGQGNGDEVQPIEQQPHIRAKKIRRD